Part of the Nothobranchius furzeri strain GRZ-AD chromosome 2, NfurGRZ-RIMD1, whole genome shotgun sequence genome, tctaaccggcatgcaccgctcgccgatcaccgctggtctaatctgtgcagaactggctcatcgaaCACAGCCAGAGATACAATAGACACGCCTACTAGCTACAGGGGGCGGGGCCTAGCAATACATATAGGGTTACTATAAACACGCTCATTAGCCACAGGGGTGGGGCCTAACAGCACATCAAAGTCTACTTCTGTGTCACTAGACGTTTACCTGAGCAGGTGAGGGTTTACCTGAGACTGTCTCCTGTCTGAGGGTCAGAAGACAGCGTCCTGCAGGACCAGGACAGCGCTGAGTTGATCTGAGTCCTGGTCAGACCGGATCCTTTAGGGGGCAGCAGAGACTTCAGAGACCAGACGTTGGACTGTAGAGCCTGGAGGAGGTCTGAGATGCTGATGTACTCAGGGAGGGCGGGGTCCACGCGGTACTGAGGAGGACACACAGACTCAGACGGACTTCAGGATCCCAACCGCTACCGGTGAAGACATCTACCTGAGTCAGAGGacagctgtgaggtttgtccagcATCTCAGAATAGATGTCTCTTTGTCCCCATCCTCTCCGTCTCCACAGAGTCTCCATCAGCTTCCAGGAGAGGAGACAGACACACTGCTGCTTCAGCAGACCTGGGGCCAGGCTGCAACAGAGACAGGGACACAGCCAGCTGAGGACAGGGGTCGGGGACGCTCAGCAGAATCCAGCCTGACTCCCTCCTCACCTCTTGGACAGCTGGGAGGTCAGGTGACACACCCACAGGTACTGGTCGGGGCCCGTGCTGTTCTGTGCCAGTAACCATGGCAACACACCGTCTCCAGGACAGCGGGAAGGAGGAGGACAGCCCTCCAACCTGCTGAAGGTGGTGACCCTCAGGCTGGAGCTCAGACAgcagcaaagcatgctgggagggAGGTCAGCACAGGGCCGGTACAGGAAGTGGACGTGGTGCAGCTGCAGGATCCAAACACCTGGTTAACACGTCAGAGCAGGACTCGGCCAATCAGAGCGCAGCACACTCACCTCCACCTGGTCACCTGCTCTCAGCCTCCTCCTCGCTGACGGCTGATAGGCCACACACAATCCCACCGTCCTGTCAATCACATACAGCCCCGCCCCCTCATTCACCACCTCTGTCACTGTGCCCTGTCAGAGGACAGGGGAGGGGCTTAGCTCACAGGTGAAGGCTACAACACAtcatcagccaatcagaggccccTCACCTGGTAGCTGATGACTCTGGAGTGCTTCATCATCACTGCTGACTGGGTAGGGTCCTCCTCAGGCTCCACCTCCTCGTTGTTGCCCAGCAGGGAGGGACTGGGGGCGGAGTCAGCAGGAGTGTGTGTGCCGGGCTGTGCGCCATCAGGGTGTGTGTATTGTGTGTGTAGTTGTGAGCGCTCGGTCACACACAGAACGCTGTTTCCTTTCCAGCCtcgcagcacacacacacgcagagctgtcacacacacactctgtccaacacacacacactgagcccaGCACAGCCTGctgtcctgcacacacacacacacacacacacacacacacacacacacacacacacacacacacacacacacacgttaaacaCTCCTGCGTGATTCTAAACTCCTGCCACTGGGGTCTCCTACCTTTACGAggacaggaagtgtgtgtgtgtcgtctttcagggtgaagaagaagaaggtgcTTCCTGCCACCACCAGCAGAGGGCACACTGATTCCACCTGACCGTATACTGACACccgctgacctttgaccctgtcaCACACAGAGGTCACACACAGAAAACAGGTGTGCTGTCACAGCGGGGAGGTCATGTGACTCACCTGTTCTTCAGAAACCCAGCAGCTTTGCTGACAACCACAGCTCCCACAGGCTCCGCCCCTCCTCCTGCAGCCAATCCCAGCTCAGCTTCAGCACAAAGCAGAACAGGAGCACCAATCAGCTCTACCAGCCCCGACTCCTCCTGCTGCCCAGAGGCGTCATGGGGGATGTAGTTCCAGTGAGGCAGGAAGACGGGACGATCGAGCCACAAAGGAGACGGAGACACCAGCTACACACAGGTGAGACACGCAGGTGAGATGCACAGGTGAGACGCACAGGTGAGACACGCACGTGAGACACACAGGTGAGACGCGCAGGTGAGACACGCAGGTGAGACACGCAGGTAAGACGCACAGGTGAGGTTGTTGAAAGCTCCCGCCACCTGAATCATCTGGTTCTGCGggtgagttcctgcagctgttttccttCCTGAACACCTGAGCCACTCAGGTAGACACACCTGTATTTACCTGAGTAGCTCAGGTGTGTCTGACTTCATATCTGGGCACTTCCTGCTGCAGATGTTCTCACAGCTGGAGACCAGAGGGAGGAGGAGCTGAACAcactggccgtgttcgagatgagccagttctgcgccgaCTGGATGATCGGcgcttgccggttagatttgtgtccgacttgctctGATGTCACGCCTAGGTAGGCACCGATAACCTtgagagatcaaggcggccggagactttggagcaaggcgctgcagttgctctccctcggctgctaaacctagaggatgacgggaaacgcctggctctcacctgatctaagatctgattggttcatattttgatccaaacatccggtgtagAATAGTTGGTCACGTGTATTCTGTACATCATGTtaggttgatgatgacaactatataggcacatgtctataatatattattacagtcatgtctgcgACTGCcagatcctcagtgcttatcctgctcgacttatcggctgcatgtgacactgttaccatggcttccttttgaccgcactctctagcatgggcatcacagagaaagcacacgcctgggttgaatcgtacctcacaggacgatcattcagtgtatcttggcttggacagtcctcttcttgccacaggagtcccccagggctctgtactaggacctcttctctttgccatatacaccacctcactgggtgagatcattctatcacatggcttctcctaccactgctatgcagacgacacccagctctatctgtcatttccaccggacgaccaaactgtctctgcacgaatatcaaactgtctctctgacatctcaaaatggatgaaatcccaccatctccaactcaacctctctaaaactgatctacttgtcatcccagcaaaaccatccatacagcacaatatctcaatccaaaatgacttcctatctctggctccttcaaaggcagttggaaatctgggtgttgtgattgatgaacacctgaccttcaaagatcatgttgcctctgttgctcgttcatgctgctttgcgctgtataacatacgaaagatcagaccatacctaacacaacatgccacccagctcctggtgcaatctactgtcatctcccgcctcgattactgcaatgcccttctaactggtcttccaggctggactgtgagacctcttcaaatggtccagaacgcagcggcgtgtctggtcttcaatcagccaaaaagagcacacgtcacccctctgctcattgagttccactggctaccgctagcagcacgcatcaaattcaaattgctaacactagcatacaaagtccgagatggtacggctcccatctacctgaatcctcttgcaaaggcttacgtctcggcccggccgctccggtcatcacaggatcgtcggctagcagtgcctacaccacgctcaggacaatccagactcttctcatgcatcgttccacaaatgtggaatgaccttccaagcactaccagaacaggagcttccttttcaattttcaagaaactcctgaagaccctgctcttcagagagcatcttctaaactagcaccctccctgcacccgtcccccctctctactgtccactccttgttccctcctctccatgattgatgtcaagttgttgttagcctcaagggcaacatgccgattatcacttgtaagtcgctttagacaaaagcgtctgctaaatacataaacatgtctatatatggtggctgcatggtggtgcagtggttagcactgttgcctcgcagcacgaaggttgcaggttcgaaactcggctgcggtcttcctgcgtggagttgcgtgttctccccatgcatgcgtgggtttcctccgggtactccggtgtcCCCCACACattacaacatgccctataggttataaactgtaagtcgctctggataaaagcgtctgctaaataaataaacataaataaataaacataaacatatgcacatgtctataatatatgatatacaCAAGCATGTGAGGGTGTGCTTCTGCTGCACCAGAATTAACATAAATAATTAAACACGTATGAACgcgaacgcgatatcttcagccatcgtcacccctgagctacacatgcagggacaTCTGTCCGActcaaacgccggctttcagccacgccccctgctgcgtccgtctgctctcgtctgtcttccaggcgaggcgccgctcaactcgaacacggcccgtGTTTCCAGACTGACCGATAATGAGCTTATGTACCTGAAGCCCCGCCCCCCTTACCTCACACCTGACACTGCCACTGCTGTCAGCCAGCTTCCACTCCCCGCCCCGCCCCTCTCTCAGCCAGCCAATCAGCAGCAGGTTGACACGTGGCAGTGCCCTGTGACCCGCCCCAGATAGCTCCGCCTCCTTGGCCCACTCTCGCTGCTGATTAGTGCTCCAGGACAGGTTGCTGACACAGGCCAGGTGTTGCTGGGAGAGGAGCTCAGAAACGGACACCAGCCTGCAGACAGACAGGAGAGCACCTGTGGAGGTCACATGACCCATGAGCATAGAGGTGTCAGAAGGTGATAGGGAGTTACCTGTAGCTGACAGGTAAGCTGTGAGAGACACACGCCTTGTCCTTGATGATCTGCAGGACACGGACACTCAGCTGGTAGCCACTGAGCTGAGAGGGGCCTGCAGCAGCGTCAACAAACACCaaagtaaacaataaacaacACCAGGTGGGCTTCTGTGGATCCTACACctgtctgtctccatggtaacagaggctgtacacccacctgtgtctgtctccatggtaacaggggctgtacacccacctgtgtctgtctccatggtaacagaggctgtacacccacctgtgtctgtctccatggtaacagaggctgtacacccacctgtatctgtctccatggtaacaggggctgtacacccacctgtatctgtctccatggtaacaggggctgtacacccacctgtgtctgtctccatggtaacagaggctgtacacccacctgtgtctgtctccatggtaacaggggctgtacacccacctgtgtctgtctccatggtaacagaggctgtacacccacctgtgtctgtctccatggtaacaggggctgtacacccacctgtaTCTGTCTCCAAGGTAACAGaggctgtacacccacctgtgtctgtctccatggtaacaggggctgtacacccacctgtaTCTGTCTCCAAGGTAACAGAGGCTGTACACCCACCTAAGGTCTGTATCCATGGTAACAggggctgtacacccacctgtgtctgtctccatggtaacaggggctgtacacccacctgtgtctgtctccatggtaacaggggctgtacacccacctgtgtctgtctccatggtaacaggggctgtacacccacctgcgtctgtctccatggtaacagaggctgtacacccacctgcgtctgtctccatggtaacaggggctgtacacccacctgtgtctgtctccatggtaacaggggctgtacacccacctgtgtctgtctccatggtaacagaggctgtacacccacctgtgtctgtctccatggtaacaggggctgtacacccacctgtgtctgtctccatggtaacagaggctgtacacccacctgtgtctgtctccatggtaacagaggctgtacacccacctgtgtctgtctccatggtaacaggggctgtacacccacctgtatctgtctccatggtaacatgggctgtacacccacctgtgtctgtctccatggtaacagaggctgtacacccacctgtgtctgtctccatggtaacaggggctgtacacccacctgtctgtctccatggtaacagaggctgtacacccacctgtgtctgtctccatggtaacaggggctgtacacccacctgtaTCTGTCTCCAAGGTAACAGaggctgtacacccacctgtgtctgtctccatggtaacaggggctgtacacccacctgtaTCTGTCTCCAAGGTAACAGaggctgtacacccacctgtatctgtctccatggtaacaggggctgtacacccacctgtgtctgtctccatggtaacagaggctgtacacccacctgtgtctgtctccatggtaacaggggctgtacacccacctgtaTCTGTCTCCAAGGTAACAGaggctgtacacccacctgtgtctgtctccatggtaacaggggctgtacacccacctgtaTCTGTCTCCAAGGTAACAGAGGCTGTACACCCACCTAAGGTCTGTATCCATGGTAACAggggctgtacacccacctgtgtctgtctccatggtaacaggggctgtacacccacctgtgtctgtctccatggtaacaggggctgtacacccacctgtgtctgtctccatggtaacaggggctgtacacccacctgtgtctgtctccatggtaacaggggctgtacacccacctgcgtctgtctccatggtaacagaggctgtacacccacctgcgtctgtctccatggtaacaggggctgtacacccacctgcgtctgtctccatggtaacaggggctgtacacccacctgtgtctgtctccatggtaacagaggctgtacacccacctgtgtctgtctccatggtaacaggggctgtacacccacctgtaTCTGTCTCCAAGGTAACAGaggctgtacacccacctgtgtctgtctccatggtaacaggggctgtacacccacctgtgtctgtctccatggtaacagaggctgtacacccacctgtgtctgtctccatggtaacaggggctgtacacccacctgtaTCTGTCTCCAAGGTAACAGaggctgtacacccacctgtgtctgtctccatggtaacaggggctgtacacccacctgtaTCTGTCTCCAAGGTAACAGaggctgtacacccacctgtatctgtctccatggtaacaggggctgtacacccacctgtgtctgtctccatggtaacagaggctgtacacccacctgtgtctgtctccatggtaacaggggctgtacacccacctgtaTCTATCTCCAAGGTAACAGaggctgtacacccacctgtgtctgtctccatggtaacaggggctgtacacccacctgtaTCTGTCTCCAAGGTAACAGaggctgtacacccacctgtgtctgtctccatggtaacaggggctgtacacccacctgtgtctgtctccatggtaacagaggctgtacacccacctgtgtctgtctccatggtaacaggggctgtacacccacctgtgtctgtctccatggtaacaggggctgtacacccacctgcgtctgtctccatggtaacagaggctgtacacccacctgtgtctgtctccatggtaacaggggctgtacacccacctgcgtctgtctccatggtaacaggggctgtacacccacctgtgtctgtctccatggtaacagaggctgtacacccacctgtgtctgtctccatggtaacaggggctgtacacccacctgtaTCTGTCTCCAAGGTAACAGaggctgtacacccacctgtgtctgtctccatggtaacaggggctgtacacccacctgtaTCTGTCTCCAAGGTAACAGaggctgtacacccacctgtatctgtctccatggtaacaggggctgtacacccacctgtgtctgtctccatggtaacagaggctgtacacccacctgtgtctgtctccatggtaacaggggctgtacacccacctgtaTCTATCTCCAAGGTAACAGaggctgtacacccacctgtgtctgtctccatggtaacaggggctgtacacccacctgtaTCTGTCTCCAAGGTAACAGaggctgtacacccacctgtgtctgtctccatggtaacaggggctgtacacccacctgtgtctgtctccatggtaacagaggctgtacacccacctgtgtctgtctccatggtaacaggggctgtacacccacctgtgtctgtctccatggtaacaggggctgtacacccacctgtaTCTGTCTCCAAGGTAACAGaggctgtacacccacctgtatctgtctccatggtaacaggggctgtacacccacctgtgtctgtctccatggtaacagaggctgtacacccacctgtaTCTGTCTCCAAGGTAACAGAGGCTGTACACCCACCTAAGGTCTGTATCCATGGTAACAggggctgtacacccacctgtgtctgtctccatggtaacagaggctgtacacccacctgtgtctgtctccatggtaacaggggctgtacacccacctgtgtctgtctccatggtaacaggggctgtacacccacctgtgtctgtctccatggtaacagaggctgtacacccacctgtgtctgtctccatggtaacaggggctgtacacccacctgtgtctgtctccatggtaacagaggcTGTAAACTACTGTAAACTGCTACTTTAGCAGGTCCTACCACCTGTGGGACGTGGAACACCTGAATGACTGAATAAGGTAAGTTTTAGGGGACCAGACAGAAGAAACCCAGGTGTAGAACCAGCAGAGACAACAAGCAGAATACCACTAAAGATCTGACTGAGTAGGTCACCTGGTGATGGCTGGTCACCAGCAGAAGGGGCGGGGTCACAGGTACCAGGACACAGGTGATGACAGATGAAGGTGAAGAAGCTCTTCAGCCACTCagactcctacacacacacacacacacacacacacacacacacacacacacacacacacacacacacacacacacacacacacacacacacacacggctggtcagatggtgtgtgtgtgtgtgtgtgtgtgtgtgtgtgtgtgtgtgtgtgttaacgctGTGACACGTAAGAACGCTCAGGTGAATGTAAATAAACGTCACGTGATGCCCTGAACACCTGAGACTGACCGCTTCACTGCTGGGTCCGAACCGGTCCAGGAACAGCTGCAGGGCGGAGTCCATCTTTCCGGACTCGGAACCGTCTGTACCGAGTCCGGTGTCCCGGTCAGCAGAGGTCCGGTTCCGGGTCTGTGGTTCGGGTTTATTTCGAACCCGACTGG contains:
- the ctc1 gene encoding CST complex subunit CTC1 isoform X1, with translation MDSALQLFLDRFGPSSEAESEWLKSFFTFICHHLCPGTCDPAPSAGDQPSPGPSQLSGYQLSVRVLQIIKDKACVSHSLPVSYRLVSVSELLSQQHLACVSNLSWSTNQQREWAKEAELSGAGHRALPRVNLLLIGWLREGRGGEWKLADSSGSVRCELVSPSPLWLDRPVFLPHWNYIPHDASGQQEESGLVELIGAPVLLCAEAELGLAAGGGAEPVGAVVVSKAAGFLKNRVKGQRVSVYGQVESVCPLLVVAGSTFFFFTLKDDTHTLPVLVKDSRLCWAQCVCVGQSVCVTALRVCVLRGWKGNSVLCVTERSQLHTQYTHPDGAQPGTHTPADSAPSPSLLGNNEEVEPEEDPTQSAVMMKHSRVISYQGTVTEVVNEGAGLYVIDRTVGLCVAYQPSARRRLRAGDQVELHHVHFLYRPCADLPPSMLCCCLSSSLRVTTFSRLEGCPPPSRCPGDGVLPWLLAQNSTGPDQYLWVCHLTSQLSKSLAPGLLKQQCVCLLSWKLMETLWRRRGWGQRDIYSEMLDKPHSCPLTQYRVDPALPEYISISDLLQALQSNVWSLKSLLPPKGSGLTRTQINSALSWSCRTLSSDPQTGDSLRPRPLLLVGVLQLPSLTSEFSQTLQLRDATGAVCCVVTETSKEDTGRQTASFNTAWIGCLVCVRQFTMVTERALQSDFPSYQHLDEDKFITFRSYRVYVQFSLDHLLILSPSVGMVTHLRSTGGPPGGDVGKQTEEEPTDKKRREDPNPSSSSVTMATGPEGGASQPCVTVVIRVEQKEGVAWKNTGKELTEKKVGLQLCFSVRAAVIGPVVSWERDPKNKPMMEREVGPEKEKVILVFSGVCSRWFPLLQPGTFYRLVAANTQDPSVLIGCRVSGRSGVELHTEATLQVRSDWRLHTLTRLLQDPTCTQVEPPPVLSVSQVLDCSSELVCVQGQVCERVAVSSRTAESGSSHTGVRLTMCDQTGQRLQVYLDLRHAPYPPGLLPGNTLLLSGVQRKMSRCAPPPPVPKMHLAQWAGTDQHKCNMAQVKGHVACFLFLQLQWSCSQCGSVYSQVCRSQCGSSCSQFESRAKVVIEDGTGEAHVCFSGGPLQTLLGLADSQWEGLQRAVRVRGHVRIFPQGRSLVCDGDSDDFLHHFLFCVCSSDVMCRPIALTCRRLTNQRPEEVRRFTRGDREFMTRLPRPLQLTCVHLEPD
- the ctc1 gene encoding CST complex subunit CTC1 isoform X2 gives rise to the protein MDSALQLFLDRFGPSSEAESEWLKSFFTFICHHLCPGTCDPAPSAGDQPSPGPSQLSGYQLSVRVLQIIKDKACVSHSLPVSYRLVSVSELLSQQHLACVSNLSWSTNQQREWAKEAELSGAGHRALPRVNLLLIGWLREGRGGEWKLADSSGSVRCELVSPSPLWLDRPVFLPHWNYIPHDASGQQEESGLVELIGAPVLLCAEAELGLAAGGGAEPVGAVVVSKAAGFLKNRVKGQRVSVYGQVESVCPLLVVAGSTFFFFTLKDDTHTLPVLVKDSRLCWAQCVCVGQSVCVTALRVCVLRGWKGNSVLCVTERSQLHTQYTHPDGAQPGTHTPADSAPSPSLLGNNEEVEPEEDPTQSAVMMKHSRVISYQGTVTEVVNEGAGLYVIDRTVGLCVAYQPSARRRLRAGDQVELHHVHFLYRPCADLPPSMLCCCLSSSLRVTTFSRLEGCPPPSRCPGDGVLPWLLAQNSTGPDQYLWVCHLTSQLSKSLAPGLLKQQCVCLLSWKLMETLWRRRGWGQRDIYSEMLDKPHSCPLTQYRVDPALPEYISISDLLQALQSNVWSLKSLLPPKGSGLTRTQINSALSWSCRTLSSDPQTGDSLRPRPLLLVGVLQLPSLTSEFSQTLQLRDATGAVCCVVTETSKEDTGRQTASFNTAWIGCLVCVRQFTMVTERALQSDFPSYQHLDEDKFITFRSYRVYVQFSLDHLLILSPSVGMVTHLRSTGGPPGGDVGKQTEEEPTDKKRREDPNPSSSSVTMATGPEGGASQPCVTVVIRVEQKEGVAWKNTGKELTEKKVGLQLCFSVRAAVIGPVVSWERDPKNKPMMEREVGPEKEKDPSVLIGCRVSGRSGVELHTEATLQVRSDWRLHTLTRLLQDPTCTQVEPPPVLSVSQVLDCSSELVCVQGQVCERVAVSSRTAESGSSHTGVRLTMCDQTGQRLQVYLDLRHAPYPPGLLPGNTLLLSGVQRKMSRSGGVYCSFLPVSCISVMSLGDSRCAPPPPVPKMHLAQWAGTDQHKCNMAQVKGHVACFLFLQLQWSCSQCGSVYSQVCRSQCGSSCSQFESRAKVVIEDGTGEAHVCFSGGPLQTLLGLADSQWEGLQRAVRVRGHVRIFPQGRSLVCDGDSDDFLHHFLFCVCSSDVMCRPIALTCRRLTNQRPEEVRRFTRGDREFMTRLPRPLQLTCVHLEPD